The nucleotide sequence AACAAAATCTATCTTTAGAAGTCTAATAGGTGTTGCATTTAATTTGTAATAAAAAATCAACCAAAAAATGTTAAAAATTAATCAACTGCACAAATCTTATCCTATTGGAGATACGAGTTTACATGTGCTTAAAGGAATAGATTTATCTATAGAAGCAGGAGAAATGGTGGCCATAATGGGCTCATCCGGTTCGGGAAAATCTACGCTATTAAATATTATAGGAATGCTTGACGAAGCAGATTCTGGGGATTATATTTTAGATAACTTACCTATAAAAAACCTTACCGAGAAAAAAGCAGCCGTATACCGTAATAAGTTTTTAGGATTCATTTTTCAATCGTTCAACCTTATTAATTATAAGAATGCTTTAGAAAATGTTGCTTTGCCGTTGTACTATCAAGGATTAAAACGGAAAGAACGTTTAGAGAAAGCAATGTTTCATTTAGGAAAAGTTGGATTGAAGGATTGGGCTAAACACTTACCGAGAGAACTCTCCGGGGGTCAAAATCAACGTGTAGCAATAGCTAGAGCTTTAGCAGCTAATCCAAAACTATTATTAGCAGATGAACCAACAGGAGCATTAGATACAACAACTTCGTATGAAATTATGGAATTTCTTCAGCAATTAAATGATGAAGGAAAAACAATTTTAATTGTTACACACGAGGAAGATATAGCAGATATGACTAAGCGTATTGTGCGATTACGTGATGGTGTAATTATGGAAGATAAAACAGTTAACCAAGTAAGAGCATCACAATATGTTTGATAGAGATCTTTGGCGAGAAATATTTCAGAGTATAAACATGAACAGAACCAGGAGTTTATTATCTGGAATTACAGTAGCGTTTGCTATTCTCTTATTTACTTTACTTTTTGGTGTTACTAACGGTTTAGGAAATACTTTTGAAGAAGCATTCGCTGATGACGCTCAAAATTCAATTACTATTTGGTCTGGGCAAACTACTAAAGCCTATAAAGGATTACAAGCAGGAAGACAAATTCAATTTAAAAATGAAGATTATAATTTTATAAAAGAAGAGTTTGGTAAAGATATTGAGTTTATTACCTCTCGAGTAATGAAGAATGTGACAGCGTCTTATAAGAATGAGAAAAATAGTTATACCATTAGAGCAATCCATCCTGACAATCAGTTTGTAGAACAAAATAAAGTCCAAAGTGGTCGGTATATTAACCAAAGAGATTTAAATGAATTGAATAAAATTATAGTTATTGGAAGGTTGGTTGAAGACGATTTATTTATAAAAGAAGATGCTGTAGGTAAATATTTAAATTTAAATGGCATTCAATATAAAGTTGTAGGAGTTTATAATGACCCTGGAGGAGATGATGAAGAACGTATTATCTATATGCCAATTACAACATCGCAACAAGTTTATGGAAATAATGAATTTATAGATATGATGTATATGACCTATAATCCTAGAATGGATTATAATAAGGCTATCTCATTTGGAAATATAATGACAAAAAAACTTAAAGATCGATTCACTGTGGCTAAAAGTGATCAAAGAGCTGTAAGAGTAAACAATAATGCTGAAGATGCGAAGGGTGTTAATCAATTATTAGGAGGTTTAAATGCCATCATTTTAATTGTTGGATTAGGGACTTTAATTGCCGGAATCGTAGGGATAAGCAATATGATGATATTTATCGTTAAAGAACGTACTAAAGAAATAGGTATTCGTAAAGCCTTAGGAGCCTCTCCAAGATCGATAGTATCTATTATTTTACTTGAATCTATTCTTATTACTACTTTGGCAGGTTTCTTTGGATTATTACTTGGTAGAGGTATATTGGAAATAGTAGGACCTGGTTTAGATAAATATTTTATTACAGATCCTAGTGTAAGTAAAAGCTTAGTTATAAGTGCAACTATAATTTTAATAGCAGCAGGAGCTATTGCTGGATATTTGCCAGCAAAAAAAGCATCGAGAATAAAACCCATTGTTGCTTTAAGAAATGATTAGCTATGTTTAGATTTTTATTTGATAGAGATACCTGGCAAGAAGTTTTTGATAGCCTTAGTAAAAATAAGCTGAGGTCTATTTTAACTATGGTAGGTGTTTGGTGGGGGATCTTACTTTTAATAGGGCTTTTAGGATCTGCAAGAGGCATCGAAAATTCTTTTAATCGCTTATTTGGAGATTTTGCAACCAATAGCGTATTTATTTTTGGTGG is from Flavobacteriaceae bacterium and encodes:
- a CDS encoding ABC transporter ATP-binding protein — its product is MLKINQLHKSYPIGDTSLHVLKGIDLSIEAGEMVAIMGSSGSGKSTLLNIIGMLDEADSGDYILDNLPIKNLTEKKAAVYRNKFLGFIFQSFNLINYKNALENVALPLYYQGLKRKERLEKAMFHLGKVGLKDWAKHLPRELSGGQNQRVAIARALAANPKLLLADEPTGALDTTTSYEIMEFLQQLNDEGKTILIVTHEEDIADMTKRIVRLRDGVIMEDKTVNQVRASQYV
- a CDS encoding ABC transporter permease, which gives rise to MFDRDLWREIFQSINMNRTRSLLSGITVAFAILLFTLLFGVTNGLGNTFEEAFADDAQNSITIWSGQTTKAYKGLQAGRQIQFKNEDYNFIKEEFGKDIEFITSRVMKNVTASYKNEKNSYTIRAIHPDNQFVEQNKVQSGRYINQRDLNELNKIIVIGRLVEDDLFIKEDAVGKYLNLNGIQYKVVGVYNDPGGDDEERIIYMPITTSQQVYGNNEFIDMMYMTYNPRMDYNKAISFGNIMTKKLKDRFTVAKSDQRAVRVNNNAEDAKGVNQLLGGLNAIILIVGLGTLIAGIVGISNMMIFIVKERTKEIGIRKALGASPRSIVSIILLESILITTLAGFFGLLLGRGILEIVGPGLDKYFITDPSVSKSLVISATIILIAAGAIAGYLPAKKASRIKPIVALRND